The Sphingobacteriales bacterium DNA segment AGCTTAATGAGCAAAAAGGCAAATATTTACGGTTGTTTGCAGAATTTGACAATTTCAAAAAAAGAAATGCGAAAGAACGTCTGGAGCTGTTTAAAACGGCCGGACAGGATATTATACGGGAGTTATTACCCGTTCTGGATGATTTTCAACGCGCTAAAAAATCCTTTGAACAGGATAACAATGCGGAGAATTATGCCAATGGAGTGCAGCTGATTCAGGAAAAGATGCAGAAAACCCTGCAGCAAAAAGGTTTAAAGGTAATTGAAAGCATCGGTAAGGATTTCAATGTGGAATACCATGAGGCCATTGCCGAAGT contains these protein-coding regions:
- a CDS encoding nucleotide exchange factor GrpE, giving the protein MSEEKDTVEQPQQEETVTETVQNQSESQDQNQETTAADDELSVLKAELNEQKGKYLRLFAEFDNFKKRNAKERLELFKTAGQDIIRELLPVLDDFQRAKKSFEQDNNAENYANGVQLIQEKMQKTLQQKGLKVIESIGKDFNVEYHEAIAEVPAPGEEMKGKIIDEVECGYTLNDAIIRYAKVVVGK